One window from the genome of Hemiscyllium ocellatum isolate sHemOce1 chromosome 28, sHemOce1.pat.X.cur, whole genome shotgun sequence encodes:
- the hapln4 gene encoding hyaluronan and proteoglycan link protein 4, which produces MSRVVIHVSAGDESGLVVVQTAPGKVLTHRGGSIILPCRYHYEPESQDPEKIRIKWTKESDTLQSSDVFVALGRIQKAFGIYKGRVWLQGDGDGDASLIMQDVTLQDYGRYECEVIDELEDDTGIVKLNLEGVVFPYHPRLGRYTLNFEDAKKACEEQDGILASYEQLHEAWLKGLDWCNAGWLDDGSVQYPISKPRLQCGRSEQTAGIRNYGYRHKDDERYDAFCFTSNLKGKVYFLRTYRKLNYAEAVKACEKHGVTIAKVGQLYAAWKLQLLDRCQAGWLQDGSVRYPIVNPRDKCGGKEPGVRSFGFPDKKRRLYGVYCFKKKE; this is translated from the exons ATGTCTAG AGTTGTGATCCATGTATCTGCAGGAGATGAGAGTGGCCTCGTGGTGGTTCAGACTGCCCCAGGGAAAGTGCTCACTCACCGTGGAGGTTCCATCATCCTGCCCTGCAGGTACCACTATGAGCCAGAGAGCCAGGACCCCGAGAAGATCCGCATCAAGTGGACCAAGGAATCAGACACATTGCAAAGCAGCGACGTCTTTGTGGCATTGGGCAGGATCCAGAAAGCCTTTGGGATATACAAGGGCAGGGTGTGGTTACAAGGCGATGGAGATGGCGATGCATCCCTCATCATGCAGGACGTGACCCTGCAGGATTACGGACGGTATGAATGTGAGGTCATAGATGAGCTTGAGGATGATACAGGAATTGTCAAACTGAACCTGGAAG GTGTGGTGTTTCCTTACCATCCAAGGCTGGGGCGTTACACGTTAAACTTTGAAGATGCTAAGAAGGCGTGTGAGGAGCaggatgggatattggcctcttATGAGCAGCTGCACGAGGCATGGCTGAAGGGATTGGATTGGTGTAACGCAGGCTGGCTGGATGATGGATCGGTCCAGTACCCGATTTCCAAGCCCCGACTTCAGTGTGGCAGATCGGAGCAGACCGCTGGCATTCGGAACTACGGCTACCGCCACAAAGATGATGAGCGATATGATGCTTTCTGTTTCACCTCCAACCTGAAAG gtaaagtttatttCCTGAGGACCTATCGGAAGCTGAACTATGCAGAGGCGGTGAAGGCGTGTGAGAAACACGGGGTGACCATTGCCAAGGTGGGTCAGCTGTATGCAGCCTGGAAGCTGCAGTTACTGGACCGCTGCCAGGCTGGCTGGTTACAGGATGGCAGTGTCCGCTACCCCATCGTCAACCCACGGGACAAGTGTGGCGGCAAGGAACCCGGGGTCCGCAGCTTCGGCTTCCCCGACAAGAAGCGACGGCTCTACGGGGTCTACTGTTTCAAAAAGAAGGaatga